One window of the Polyangiaceae bacterium genome contains the following:
- a CDS encoding sigma 54-interacting transcriptional regulator encodes MSELELPARYESLQRLGEGGGGEVWAVRDRHTQEKLALKMLSPTASEREMTALVREAVALSGLEGLGVPRVVRFGRLPKSGRPFMLRELVEGQSLQALIESGDSDAATRALVRAADQVTLLHRAGMLHGDIKPHNIIVEANGRATLVDLGLAAPWRETGTRPEGLTPRYAAPELLEGKPLTVRAEVYALGVTIADIIAAGSKTMNPRIRRELMDVSARATAVDPRERHPSADELATAIRRAGGLKAASSRHDAHEVWPVLGIDAISSQLQQRVAKLSRGKKLWLDGPLGSGRSVLLRRLAWSIGVEGRPLVWIDDHVVDDVSALEAELAEFEGKGGVTILIDDAHLLPERGIELVKQLNSDGARLVIVGDSELQAGAKRFEVPRLEQHHAEELVRRAMPSLTGRLLAHVVSASNGRPGALRGLVETLAAQPVASEADIDRALAGESSAPGSELPQSPYERAVYFLERGRFNDAAQAMDEVDRTKAEGESTTVPNTPESRSERLALETLRARLELGLGDSTSALSRLEKVAGLAKERRGTYEAKSWMLYVGRAYVATGDYSRALEVLAQLVDEDGPLGAEASAFHGLGAAYLGNTEQALVDLEGAVRRAREHDAPRVEAVALVSRGLVLQRDDRIEEAREAYEQCIIAGERAGDAGLLSTAQLNLAGLLKVSGDVAGAIEHFEAAVDMGRRSGRRSTTRNALLNLANTDLYLGRLARARESIELLEEQRSGLPPVLNAQLSGLQAELASRVGEVDRAVRLYESCAAAYEAVGRGIDSAEARLEGVLIASRAESPDTAELERQLDQAREALATAPAHKPLYMLARGRAAWVAGREQQARTFVEEALEAARSAGQKEWVWRAQEVLGEIAEAGGQPTMARRHREEALAVLEEIGAHLPRDLREVYWNDARRRALRARVQRESMTSAPTDLAGFSPSPIFPRSDRSLISSMSLTPLERRLAHILEVNAVLARERDLERLMRLVIGHAIELAQAERGYLILLEQDGSLSVHASRTRSGDETHAEFSRSIAQQVIDSGAPLVSKSPQTDARMSGYASVHQLDLQSVACVPIVAPEGEPIGALYVETRSRPADHFERELPTLQAFGDQAAVAIESARLLTENRRRAEELERTNERLREAQGRLQELLDQRTQRLKIARRRLRDARETLYSHFGYMGLVGTSKPMRRVYSLIDRVKDTDVAVLITGESGTGKEVVANAIHRAGGRAKKAFLGVNCGAIPEHLLESELFGHVRGAFTGADRDRKGLFREGEGGSILLDEIGEMPQRMQAGLLRVLQEHKVRPVGGANEEPVDVRVICATNRDLAAMVEEGTFREDLYYRIHVVELRIPPLRERTEDIPQLVDHFLGIFAARYKRDKKAVTRDGLKRLRGYHWPGNVRQLEHVLLNAWVLSEKPELEQDDFDIPDGRAGSALFSSLTGSASSSTTSNHTGQRRTTTVPPSSGSSVRSSLSQHKLDERERILQALKASNWNRVKAAELLGMPRRTFYRRLKQYGIQ; translated from the coding sequence GTGAGCGAGCTCGAGCTGCCCGCACGCTACGAGAGCCTCCAACGCCTGGGTGAAGGCGGTGGGGGCGAAGTGTGGGCCGTTCGGGATCGCCACACCCAGGAGAAGCTCGCGCTCAAGATGCTCTCGCCCACGGCGAGCGAGCGTGAGATGACCGCACTCGTCCGCGAAGCGGTGGCGCTCAGCGGTCTCGAAGGGCTCGGTGTGCCTCGGGTCGTCCGCTTCGGTCGGCTACCAAAGAGCGGGCGGCCGTTCATGCTACGCGAGCTGGTGGAGGGACAGAGCCTCCAAGCCTTGATCGAGTCTGGAGATAGCGACGCCGCCACGCGCGCGCTGGTTCGTGCCGCGGACCAGGTCACGCTGCTCCACCGCGCGGGGATGCTCCACGGCGACATCAAGCCGCACAACATCATCGTCGAGGCCAACGGCCGCGCGACGCTCGTGGACCTAGGCCTCGCAGCGCCATGGCGGGAAACGGGCACTCGGCCCGAAGGGCTGACGCCGCGCTACGCCGCGCCCGAACTCCTGGAGGGCAAGCCGCTCACGGTGCGCGCTGAAGTGTACGCGCTCGGGGTGACGATCGCCGACATCATCGCTGCTGGCTCGAAGACGATGAACCCGCGGATTCGTCGAGAGCTGATGGATGTCTCGGCGCGGGCCACGGCGGTCGATCCCCGCGAGCGACATCCATCTGCGGACGAGCTGGCCACCGCAATTCGCCGCGCGGGTGGCTTGAAGGCAGCAAGCTCTCGCCACGACGCCCACGAGGTCTGGCCGGTACTGGGTATCGATGCCATCTCGAGTCAGCTGCAGCAGCGCGTCGCAAAGTTATCGCGCGGAAAAAAGCTGTGGCTGGACGGGCCTCTTGGCTCTGGGCGGAGCGTACTGCTCCGACGCCTAGCTTGGTCCATCGGCGTTGAAGGGCGCCCGCTGGTGTGGATCGATGACCACGTGGTGGACGACGTGTCTGCGCTCGAAGCGGAGCTAGCGGAGTTCGAGGGCAAAGGTGGCGTCACCATCCTGATCGACGACGCCCACCTGCTGCCGGAGCGCGGCATCGAGCTAGTCAAGCAGCTGAACAGCGACGGCGCCCGCCTCGTCATCGTGGGCGACTCCGAGCTGCAGGCGGGCGCCAAGCGCTTCGAGGTGCCCCGTCTCGAACAACACCACGCTGAAGAGCTCGTGCGTCGCGCGATGCCATCGCTTACCGGCCGCCTACTGGCTCACGTCGTAAGCGCTTCGAATGGGCGCCCTGGTGCGCTCCGCGGCTTGGTGGAGACGCTCGCCGCGCAACCCGTTGCGTCGGAGGCGGACATCGACCGCGCGTTGGCGGGGGAGTCTTCGGCGCCGGGTTCGGAGCTGCCTCAGAGCCCTTACGAACGCGCGGTGTACTTCCTGGAGCGAGGGCGCTTCAACGACGCGGCCCAAGCGATGGACGAAGTCGATCGCACGAAGGCCGAGGGGGAGAGCACCACGGTGCCGAACACCCCTGAGTCGCGAAGCGAGCGCCTGGCGCTCGAGACACTACGGGCGCGTCTCGAACTCGGGCTGGGTGACTCGACGTCAGCACTTTCCCGCTTGGAAAAAGTGGCAGGGCTGGCGAAGGAGCGGCGCGGAACCTACGAAGCGAAATCGTGGATGCTCTACGTGGGCCGTGCCTACGTGGCGACGGGTGACTACTCCCGCGCCCTCGAGGTCCTCGCCCAATTGGTTGATGAGGACGGTCCCCTGGGCGCCGAAGCCAGCGCGTTCCACGGACTCGGTGCGGCCTACTTGGGTAACACGGAGCAAGCGCTGGTCGATCTGGAAGGCGCGGTGCGGCGCGCTCGCGAACACGATGCGCCGCGTGTCGAGGCGGTCGCGCTGGTGAGTCGCGGCCTGGTGTTGCAGCGCGACGATCGCATCGAAGAGGCGCGTGAGGCTTACGAACAGTGCATCATCGCTGGCGAGCGCGCTGGTGACGCTGGTTTGCTCAGCACCGCGCAGCTCAACCTCGCTGGTTTGCTCAAGGTGAGCGGTGATGTGGCTGGCGCCATCGAGCACTTCGAGGCAGCCGTCGACATGGGGCGCCGCTCGGGGCGCCGCTCAACGACGCGCAACGCGCTCCTGAACCTTGCCAACACGGATCTCTACTTGGGCCGCCTCGCGCGCGCGCGGGAGAGCATTGAGCTCCTGGAGGAGCAGCGCAGCGGCTTACCCCCGGTGCTCAACGCACAGCTCTCGGGGCTTCAGGCGGAGCTCGCCAGTCGCGTCGGTGAAGTCGACCGAGCGGTGCGGCTGTACGAGAGCTGTGCTGCGGCCTATGAAGCGGTAGGCCGTGGTATCGACTCCGCCGAGGCACGTCTCGAGGGGGTGCTCATTGCTAGCCGTGCGGAATCACCGGATACCGCGGAGCTCGAGCGTCAGCTAGATCAAGCTCGGGAGGCTTTGGCGACGGCGCCAGCTCATAAGCCGCTCTACATGCTGGCGCGAGGGCGCGCTGCCTGGGTCGCCGGGCGTGAGCAACAGGCCCGCACCTTCGTCGAAGAAGCCCTCGAGGCGGCGCGCTCCGCCGGCCAAAAGGAGTGGGTGTGGCGCGCCCAAGAGGTGCTCGGCGAAATCGCGGAGGCCGGCGGTCAGCCAACCATGGCTCGCCGGCATCGCGAAGAGGCGCTGGCGGTGCTGGAAGAGATCGGCGCGCATCTCCCCAGGGATCTACGCGAGGTTTACTGGAACGATGCGCGTCGCCGCGCCCTGCGCGCTCGCGTGCAGCGTGAATCAATGACCTCTGCCCCGACGGATCTCGCCGGCTTTTCACCGTCGCCCATCTTTCCTCGCAGCGACCGATCGCTGATTAGCAGCATGAGCCTGACGCCTCTCGAGCGGCGTCTGGCTCACATCCTCGAGGTCAACGCCGTGCTGGCCCGAGAGCGCGATCTCGAGCGCCTGATGCGTCTGGTGATTGGTCACGCGATTGAGCTCGCACAGGCGGAGCGTGGCTACTTGATCCTGCTGGAGCAAGACGGCAGCCTCAGTGTGCACGCTTCGCGCACCCGTTCGGGGGACGAAACCCACGCCGAGTTCTCCCGCTCAATCGCTCAGCAGGTGATCGACAGCGGTGCGCCCCTCGTGAGCAAGAGTCCACAGACCGACGCGCGCATGAGCGGCTATGCGTCGGTGCACCAGCTCGATCTGCAGTCCGTCGCGTGTGTGCCCATCGTTGCGCCTGAAGGGGAGCCGATCGGCGCCCTGTACGTCGAGACCCGTAGCCGCCCTGCAGATCATTTCGAGCGCGAGCTACCGACGCTGCAGGCGTTTGGTGACCAAGCAGCAGTCGCCATCGAATCCGCACGTTTGCTCACAGAGAACCGTCGCCGCGCCGAAGAACTCGAGCGCACCAATGAGCGCTTGCGGGAGGCGCAGGGACGCCTGCAGGAGCTGCTCGATCAGCGCACCCAGCGCTTGAAGATCGCCCGCCGTAGGCTCAGAGACGCCCGCGAGACGTTGTACAGCCACTTCGGCTACATGGGCCTGGTCGGCACTTCCAAGCCCATGCGCCGTGTGTACTCGCTGATCGATCGGGTGAAGGACACCGACGTCGCGGTCTTGATCACGGGTGAAAGCGGTACCGGAAAAGAGGTCGTTGCCAACGCCATCCATCGCGCAGGAGGGCGCGCCAAGAAGGCGTTCTTGGGCGTGAACTGTGGCGCCATCCCCGAGCACCTGCTCGAGAGCGAACTCTTCGGTCATGTGCGCGGCGCGTTTACCGGTGCCGATCGCGACCGCAAGGGTCTGTTCCGTGAAGGTGAGGGCGGCAGCATCCTGCTGGACGAAATCGGGGAGATGCCCCAGCGCATGCAAGCGGGCCTCTTGCGCGTGCTTCAAGAGCACAAGGTGCGTCCGGTTGGCGGCGCCAACGAAGAGCCGGTCGATGTACGGGTGATTTGCGCCACGAACCGTGACCTGGCGGCGATGGTAGAGGAAGGCACTTTCCGTGAGGATTTGTACTACCGGATCCACGTCGTCGAGCTGCGCATCCCGCCGCTTCGAGAGCGCACCGAAGACATCCCCCAGCTCGTGGACCACTTCCTCGGGATCTTCGCGGCGCGCTACAAGCGGGACAAGAAGGCAGTCACCCGTGACGGCTTGAAGCGCCTGCGCGGCTACCACTGGCCAGGAAACGTGCGCCAGCTGGAGCACGTGCTGCTCAATGCCTGGGTGCTCAGCGAAA